Below is a window of Mycobacterium dioxanotrophicus DNA.
ATCAGCGAGGCCAAGGCCGAGTTCGACGGCCCGGTGCACGCCGTGGTGTGCGGCGAGGTATTCGACATCACCCGATAGGGTTGGCGGGTGTCCAGACGAGAAGACGGCCGCCTCGACGACGAGCTGCGCCCGGTAGTCATCACCCGCGGCTTCACCAATCATCCGGCCGGCTCGGTGCTGGTGGAATTCGGCCAGACCCGTGTCATGTGCACCGCCTCGGTCACCGAGGGCGTGCCGCGCTGGCGCAAGGGATCCGGGCAGGGCTGGCTGACCGCCGAATACGCCATGCTTCCCGCGGCCACCCATGACCGGTCGGACCGGGAGTCGGTCAAGGGCCGGGTCGGTGGCCGCACGCAGGAGATCAGCCGGCTCGTCGGCCGTTCCCTGCGGGCCTGCATCGACCTCGGGGCGTTGGGGGAGAACACCATTGCCATCGACTGCGATGTGCTGCAGGCCGACGGCGGCACCCGCACCGCAGCCATCACCGGCGCATACGTCGCGTTGGCCGATGCGGTGACGTACCTCGCCGCTGCGGGACGGCTCTCGGATCCGCGGCCGCTGTCGTGCGCCATCGCCGCGGTGTCGGTCGGCGTGGTCGACGGCCGTGTGCGCGTCGACCTGCCCTATACCGAAGATTCCCGCGCCGAGGTGGACATGAACGTCGTCGCCACCGACACCGGAACGCTCGTCGAGATCCAGGGCACGGGCGAAGGCGCAACCTTCCCGCGCTCGACGCTCGACAAGCTGCTGGACGCCGCGCTCGGGGCCTGCGAGCAGTTGTTCGTCATTCAGCGCGAGGCGCTGGAATTGCCGTATCCCGGTGTGCTGCCGGAAGGCCCGGCGCCCAAGAAGTCGTTCGGAAGCTGAGGGCTGATGCCTGAGCTGTTGGTCGCCAGCCGCAATCCGAAGAAGCTGGCCGAGCTTCGGCGCGTGCTCGACGCCGCCGGGGTGTCGGGGCTTTCGCTGCTGTCCCTCGCCGACGTCGCGCCCTTCGACGAGGCACCCGAGACCGGCGCGACGTTCGAGGACAACGCACTCGCCAAGGCCACCGATGGCTTCCGGGCCACCGGACTGGCGTGTGTGGCCGACGATTCCGGCATCGCGGTCGCGGCGCTCAACGGCATGCCCGGTGTGTTGTCGGCGCGGTGGTCGGGAAAGCACGGGGACGATGCGGCCAACACCGCACTGCTGCTGGGTCAGCTCGCCGATGTGCCCGACGAGCGGCGCGGCGCGGCGTTCGTCTCGGCCTGCGCCTTGGTGTCGGCCTCGGGTTCGACCGTGGTGCGCGGCGAGTGGCCAGGCACGGTCATCCGCGAGCGCCGCGGCGACGGTGGCTTCGGCTACGACCCGGTGTTCCTGCCCGACGGGTCGACGCGGACGGCCGCCGAGCTGTCACCGGCCGAGAAGGACGCGGCATCGCATCGCGGGCGGGCGCTGGCGTTGTTGGTACCGGCGCTACGGGAGCTGGCCGGCCTTACAGGCTGAAGCGTTCTTTGATCGCGATGGTGTTGAAGTGCTCGGCGATGATGCCCAGCAGCGGGATGGTGCCGGCGAGCAGCGTGCCTATGGTCTTGCCGAGAGGCCAGCGGATCTTGACCGCGAGGTTGGCCGTGAACATCAGGTACACGAAGTACACCCAGCCGTGCACGATGCCGATCCAGCTCGGCGGATTGTCGACCTGAACGATGTACTTGAGCACCATCTCGTAGCAGAGCGCGATCAGCCACAGACCGGTGGCCCACGCCATCACGCGGTAGCCCAGCAGGGCCTTGCGGATGGTCTCCTTGGGCGTGGTGACCTCGGTGTCCGGTTCGGGTGCGGTCATCTATCGGTCCTGTCTTTCTTCTCGGCATCGCTCTTGGCCAGTTCGGCGAGGTACCGGTTGTACTCACTCATGGCCTGATCGTCATCGTCGTCTTGTGCTGCGGGCCTTGGCCTTTCAGGCAGCAGCCCGGCAGGGATCTCGGTCTGCTGGGCAACCGGCTGCGGTGGCGCGTCCTCGTAGCGGACGAACTTGTAGTACGCATAGAAGCAGAAGGCGGCGAACATCGGCCACTGCAAGGCATAGCCCAGATTCTGGAAGCTGCCCGAGATCGATTCATACCGCGTCCATTGCCACCAGGCCAGCCCCATGCAGCCGGCAGCAGCGAGGCAGACCAGAGCGATGAGCGCTGGCCTCCTACGCCGTGTAGTGGACATTAGTCCACGGTACCGCGCGGTCCTTGGGGCCGACGAATGTGTCGAGGCGGGCGGTGTCCAGTGGATGTCCAGGTTGTCCAGCGCGGCGGTGAACAACGGTCAGTACGCCGGAAGCGTCACCCAAAAGGGATGTGTCGAGTAGGCGTGCGCTGCCGCAGGCAATGCTGCGTAATCGTGCTCAACGCCGCAGTCGGTGATGCGCGGGGCTGCCGGAAATGTGACGGCGGTCGAGTCCGCCAGTCCCGGATGGTTGGTCGCGGTATGCCGGTGAGGCGCGCAATGGCGCAGTCGTTCATGCCCGAAGCGATCAGGCGCTCGGACTTGGTCGAACTCGTCCGTGGACCGCACGTCGAGCCCCCTCCGCCGGCGATGCACCGAAAGCACCGCCACCCTCCGACACGTTCGGCTTCAACGAGAGCTGTACGATCGGGGTGCTGCGGGCGTGGCGAAATTGGTTTACGCGCGGGCTTTAGGTGCCCGTGTTCGAAAGAACATGTGGGTTCGAGTCCCACCGCCCGCACTGATCAGCCCGTTTGGGTTTCCACCGGAGCCGCATTGGATTTCACGGTGTTGAGAATCGCGACGATGTTGTCGACGTCGGCGTCGGGGAACACATCATCGGGTCCCGTCGGCGCGTGGTCCGTGTACGGGGATTCGTAGAGCCTGGCCGGTTCGACGACGCCGTTCCGGGTGAGCTCGGTGACGATCAGGTCGATAAAGCGGATCTGGTCTGCGGTAAATCGGGTTCCGTCCAGGTAGCTTCCGAAGGCTTCGACTGCGGCATCACGGTCCAGGCCGATAAGTCCACGGATGAACAGACCCAACCCGTGTGACTGCTCTTTGGCGAGCGCAATGTCGTCATCGCCACCGGTCCCACTGTCAATGAGCATCTTTTCCAGTGAGGCCAGGTCGTCGGGTGTCAGCGGCTTGTTGCGTCGCAGGCGTTGCAGCGCGACGTGGTCCTGGTGCTGCTTCAAATACGCGGCGGCCTTGAGCCGGAAGCGTTCCCAGTTTGTTCCTGGCGTGATGCCGGGCAGGTCGACGAGCGTGGACTCGCCCAGCTCGTCCTGGAAGTCGGTGTAGACGACGACCTTCTTGGCCTTCTCCAGGAAGCGCAGGAGGCGGCGCAACTTACGGCGGGCCAGTTCAAGCATGGGCAGCGTGACGTCCACCCACCACTCGTCGCCGGCGACTTCGTCGAGGAGAGCCTGCTGGGCGGCGACCGACGGGATGGCCGTCTGGTTCAGCAGTCCGGACGCGATCAGCTGAATCTGCTCGCGCAGCCGTTCGGCGGCGACCGCGTCGCCTTCGAGCTGGGCGAGTTGACGTCGCAGGATGAGCAGGTCGAACCGTTTGGCGTCCTCGTCATCGTCCTTGTGTGTCGAGGGCAATCCGGCGAGGTGCTCGGCAACGTCGCCCGCGGCTTCGGGCGTGAGCACCGGCCAGGCGTCCCAGTTCGCATACCGTTCGACCAATCGCCGATGCGGGCGCACCAGAAAGTTCTCGAGGTTCATGCCGACGACA
It encodes the following:
- the rph gene encoding ribonuclease PH, with protein sequence MSRREDGRLDDELRPVVITRGFTNHPAGSVLVEFGQTRVMCTASVTEGVPRWRKGSGQGWLTAEYAMLPAATHDRSDRESVKGRVGGRTQEISRLVGRSLRACIDLGALGENTIAIDCDVLQADGGTRTAAITGAYVALADAVTYLAAAGRLSDPRPLSCAIAAVSVGVVDGRVRVDLPYTEDSRAEVDMNVVATDTGTLVEIQGTGEGATFPRSTLDKLLDAALGACEQLFVIQREALELPYPGVLPEGPAPKKSFGS
- a CDS encoding non-canonical purine NTP pyrophosphatase, with translation MPELLVASRNPKKLAELRRVLDAAGVSGLSLLSLADVAPFDEAPETGATFEDNALAKATDGFRATGLACVADDSGIAVAALNGMPGVLSARWSGKHGDDAANTALLLGQLADVPDERRGAAFVSACALVSASGSTVVRGEWPGTVIRERRGDGGFGYDPVFLPDGSTRTAAELSPAEKDAASHRGRALALLVPALRELAGLTG
- a CDS encoding DUF3817 domain-containing protein; this translates as MTAPEPDTEVTTPKETIRKALLGYRVMAWATGLWLIALCYEMVLKYIVQVDNPPSWIGIVHGWVYFVYLMFTANLAVKIRWPLGKTIGTLLAGTIPLLGIIAEHFNTIAIKERFSL